In the genome of bacterium, the window GCCTCTCTGGACCGTTTGGGCTTGCCGAATTGCCCAGCAGTATAATATCAAGCTTAGCCTTGCGACCCAGGTGCTTATAGAAGAAGTAATATCCGAAACTCCTCAAATGCCGAATTGGGGAGAGGCGGGTCGGTTGATGATGGAAATCCTTTCCCAACGCGGCAAAGTAGCCGAGACCCTTCGCCTGATGGCCGATCTGGGAGTATTGGGCTGGATAGTTCCTGACTTCAACGCCATTCATCATCTCATTCCCTACGATTCCTCACATGAGTTTTCAGTAGGCGAGCATACCCTTCGTGCGATTGCTTATCTTGATGAGCTTATGGATGATGAAGCTCAGGAGCAAACCGACCTCAGACATTCGCTTCAATCACTCGTTCGGCCCGAGGCGCTTTATCTGGCAATGCTCTATCATGATGCAGGGAAAGGCGATCCAATCAGGCCGCATCCGGAAGTAGGCGCAGAACTCGTCGGCAAGGTCGCCGATTTATGGGGATGGGATTCGAAGGCGAAAGAAGATGCTATCTGGCTAGTTCAAAATCACTTAGTAATGGCTCAAACCGCACGCCAACGTGACCTTACCCTCGATCACACTATTCGCGATTTCACCAAAGTAGTGGATGACCCCGAGCGGCTTCAGATGCTCTACTTGTTGACCTATGCCGATACAAAAGGCGTTGCTGCGCGCATCTGGACACCTCTTCAGGCGCACTTTGTGGGTGAACTTTATATGAGGGCTCTCAGGGCGCTTAAATCGGAAGATGACGTCCCCGATATCGGTGGTTTTCGTCGAAGACTTATGCGCGAATTGAACCCAGAGAACACCGACGAGAGCATCGTAGCCGAGCACATCCAAAACATGCCTCCCAACTATCTGCTCAACACCCCACGCGAGCAAATGGCGCTGCATATCGCTTATGTCGAAAAGGCCAAGAAGGGCGAACCGGTCATCGACTTCTATCACCCACCCGCTTCAGCGCATACCGAACTTACGATCGTCACTCCCGATGATCCTGAACCGGGTCTTTTGAGCAAAATTACAGGCTGTCTCTATGCGGCTGATTTAGATGTGCATGCCGCCTATGTTTTCACTCGCCAGGGCGAGTCGCCGATTGCGCTCGATACTATTTGGGTCGATTTCAGAGGCAGGCAGCTTTCATCGGCCAAGTGCAATGAGGTCAAAGGCTTTTTGGAGAAAGTGTTGACGGGAAAAACCACTGTAGCGCAGTTAGTTCGCAAACGCGGCAAAGACCCTGATACACTTCAAACCGCCTTCAAAGTAAAAGTCCAAGCTGGAGCAACTGATGTACATGCCCTGGTCGATGTTCAAACGCCTGTAGACAGAGGGGTACTCTACCGCATCTCCCATGCTCTATCCAGTATCGGTTGGAACATCCACAGCGCCCGCCTGGGTCTCTGGGCAGGCCGAGCCATCACAAGTTTCTATGTAACCGACGCCAACGACGGCATCATCTCCCCCGAGGAAACCGAGCAAATCAACGCTCTCCTCCCCCCCGCCGAAAAACAAGCCAGCCCGTTTGGGTAGGGGTTTAAAACAAAAGGCATAGCCAGAAGTGTCATTACGAGGAGATTGCCAAGGGTACGATCAATCTTCGCAATGACAAGTTCAAATACGTAATGTAAATTCCGATATCTTACTAATTACCCGAAGCTTGCCTCTTGCCTCTCTCCCAAATCCTCCTCACTTTAAACTCCTCAGATAATTAGCCAAAGCTTTGAGCTGTTGGGGAGTGTAGCGGTTTGAGAAACCGGGCATTGTTGAGGCGGGGCTTACACTTCTTGGGTCTTGCAGGTGTTTGATGTGCCAATTGATGTCGGGGAACTCTGTTCCGACATGGTCGAGGATTGGCCCAACGCTTCCCCCTTTGCCGTTAATGGAATGACAATTGGCGCAAGAACCCTGCCGGAAGAGTATCTGCCCCTGCGCAGCTAGCTGTGGATCGGCCGGAGGAAATTTACTGAAATCTTGATGGATCGGTGTACTGGCGGATGGCATACCGGCGAATTGGGCAACGGTAGCTTGGCCTTTTCTTGG includes:
- a CDS encoding HD domain-containing protein; the protein is SALMDCVVKQLFEMAVTKARQEMPGHTDVEPEIAVVATGGYGRRELSPYSDLDLTFIPYQDGDPFLDAIVRHMFRSVMDVIMTRAGVEVGYAYRLMDDCAQLDSKTRTGLVDMRLIAGSRSQYARFDQSFWAVFNPTDFIFEKVSEYEARHLKFGNTPHLAEPNLKEIAGGIRDFHVARWMAQVRYNSPIYQIWQVLCDNGAISDEESKRLGEAFEFLTRVRNHLHCLAGEQRDILARTRQEIIAEKLGYQAKPGYSPAEPLMHDLYQHMYDLFRLCRHIVRYIAESKLFLSIGLDCEHGEIAPANKSLERESPLWTVWACRIAQQYNIKLSLATQVLIEEVISETPQMPNWGEAGRLMMEILSQRGKVAETLRLMADLGVLGWIVPDFNAIHHLIPYDSSHEFSVGEHTLRAIAYLDELMDDEAQEQTDLRHSLQSLVRPEALYLAMLYHDAGKGDPIRPHPEVGAELVGKVADLWGWDSKAKEDAIWLVQNHLVMAQTARQRDLTLDHTIRDFTKVVDDPERLQMLYLLTYADTKGVAARIWTPLQAHFVGELYMRALRALKSEDDVPDIGGFRRRLMRELNPENTDESIVAEHIQNMPPNYLLNTPREQMALHIAYVEKAKKGEPVIDFYHPPASAHTELTIVTPDDPEPGLLSKITGCLYAADLDVHAAYVFTRQGESPIALDTIWVDFRGRQLSSAKCNEVKGFLEKVLTGKTTVAQLVRKRGKDPDTLQTAFKVKVQAGATDVHALVDVQTPVDRGVLYRISHALSSIGWNIHSARLGLWAGRAITSFYVTDANDGIISPEETEQINALLPPAEKQASPFG